The Thalassotalea sediminis genome includes the window CGCCCGCAAGTTGATGGTATTATTCAGCATCGATTATTCGTTGAAGGTGCTGAAGTCAAAAAAGGTCAAGCACTTTATCAAATTGACCCTGCAATTTTTGAAGCGCAAGTATCAACAAGTAAGGCTGCAATTAAAAAAGCTGAAGCAAATATTGCCAACACAAAGGCAAAACTAGAGCGATATAAAAATTTGTTAGCTACGAAAGCGGTGAGTCAACAAGATTATGATGAAGCCGTTGCCTCATTTAAAGGCGCTAAAGCCGATTTACTGACATCAAAAGCGCAGTTGCAAACAGCTGAAATTAACTTGAATTACAGTAAAGTTAAATCTCCTATCAATGGTCAAATTGGTAAATCTGAAGTAACAGCTGGTGCATTAGTCAATGCAAATCAAACAACCGCGTTATCAACCGTAACTCAGCTTGATCCTATTTATGTTGACCTAACGCAATCAAGCAGCGAGTTAACACGTTTAAAACAAGCGATATCATCAGGGCATTTATCACGAGATTCAAAACAGCATTCGGTTGTGAAATTGATGCTCGAAGATGGCACTACGTACAAGCATACTGGCACGTTAAAGTTTTCAGAAGTTACTGTTAACCCAAGTACGGGGTCCGTTTCTTTACGTGCAGAGTTTCCAAACCCGGAAAAACTTTTACTACCTGGTATGTATGTTCGAGCAAAGATAATTGAAGGTGTTAAAGATGGGGCTATTTTAGCGCCACAGCGTGGTATAAGCCGTAATACTAAAGGTGAGCCTACTGCCTTAGTTGTAAGTAAAGAAAATACGGTAGAACCTCGGGTGTTAACGGTTGATCGTACTATAGGTTCGCAGTGGTTAGTCACTGATGGCTTGGTCGATGGCGATCAGTTAATTGTTGAAGGTTTGCAAAAAATACGCACAGGGGCACCTGTGAAAGCCGAGCCAGCTGACTCTTCGTTAAACACAGCGAAGTAACGGAGTGTAATGATGTCTCGATTTTTTATTGATAGGCCCATTTTTGCATGGGTTTTAGCGATAGTGGTGATGCTAGCAGGTATATTAGCGATCAAAAGTTTACCTGTTGCACAGTACCCATCAATTGCACCACCAGCAATTAGCATTCAAGCAAGTTACCCAGGTGCATCAGCTCGTACGCTAGAAGATACGGTAACACAAGTTATAGAGCAAAAGATGAAGGGCCTTGATGGCTTATTGTATATGTCTTCAACCTCTGAATCTAACGGTGCTGCTACTTTAACTCTTACTTTTGATGCTGATACCGACCCTGATATTGCACAGGTGCAAGTTCAAAACAAGCTATCATTAGCGACACCGCTTTTACCTGAAGAGGTGCAACGCCAAGGGGTTTCAGTAGCAAAGTCAGCTAGAAACTTTTTGATGGTTGTAGGTTTTGTCTCTGAAGATGGCAGCATGAATAATATTGATATTGGTGATTATGTGTCGTCAAATATTCAAGATATTATTTCCCGCGTTAATGGCGTTGGTGAGGTTCAGCTATTCGGCTCACAATATGCAATGAGAATATGGTTAAAGCCTGCCATGTTGCATAAATATCAGTTAACACCCAGTGATATTAGCGCCGCTATACAAGCTCAAAATGCACAAGTTTCAGCTGGACAGTTAGGTGCTTTACCTGCGGTGTCAGGTCAACAGCTAAACGCAACGGTTACCGCACAAAGTCGATTACAAACCCCAGAACAGTTTCGAAATATTTTTGTAAAAACTAATCCTGATGGTTCCGTGGTTAAACTTGCTGATGTCGCTACTGTCGAATTAGGCGGAGAAAACTATGGCGTTGTCGCACGTTATAACGGTAAGCCTGCAACAGGATTAGGGATTAAATTAGCGAGTGGTGCAAATGCCCTTGATACAGCAGAAGGTGTAAAAACAGCGTTAGCTGAACTCGAAGACTTTTTTCCAGATGGCCTAATATCTGTTGTGCCATACGATACAACACCGTTTGTGTCATTATCGATTGAAAAAGTAGTCAGCACACTCATTGAAGCTGTTGTGTTAGTTTTTCTAGTGATGTATCTATTTTTACAAAATTTCCGTGCAACCTTGATCCCTACAATTGCAGTACCTGTTGTTTTATTAGGTACGTTTGCCATTCTTCAGTTGTTTGGTTTTTCAATCAATACCTTGACCATGTTTGCAATGGTTTTAGCGATAGGTTTACTTGTTGATGATGCGATCGTCGTTGTTGAAAACGTTGAACGAGTCATGACTGAAGAAAAGTTATCACCGCTTGAAGCGACGCGTAAATCAATGGATGAAATTAAAGGAGCACTTGTTGGTATTGCGATGGTACTTTCAGCCGTCTTTATTCCTATGGCGTTTTTTGCTGGCTCGACAGGGGTAATTTATCGACAATTTTCTATAACGCTTGTTACCGCAATGAGCTTATCAGTGTTAGTGGCGCTTATATTAACTCCTGCTTTATGCGCAACAATGTTAAAGCCAAGCCATGTGCATAATGATCACTCTTTAATAGGGCGATTCTTCAATGGCTTTAACCGTGGTTTTGATAGAACAAATGGCGGAGCTCAAGGCTTTGTTAGTCGAATGATTAAGCAGAGTAAACGCTATTTATTGTGTTACGGTTTAATTGTTGGCGGTATGATTTATATCTTTTCTCAATTACCATCGGCATTTTTACCGAATGAAGATCAAGGGATTCTGTTTAACCAAGTGAGCTTACCAGCAGGATCGACTACCGAGCAAACGTTAGAAGTTGTTAAGAAAATGGAGCGTCATTTTTTAGAAGATCAATCAGATGCTGTGCGCTCAATTTTTAGTGTTGCAGGCTTTAGTTTTGCTGGTTCTGGACAAAATGCTGCTATTGGTTTTGTTGGACTTAAACATTGGGATGAGCGTCAAAGCCCCGCACTTTCTGTTGGTGCAGTAGCAGGTAAAGCCATGGGGTACTTTTCGACAATTAAAGAGGCGTTTGTTTTTGCTTTTCCACCACCAGCGGTCATTGAATTAGGTACCGCAAATGGCTTTACATTTTACTTGCAAGATCGTGTCGGCTTAGGGCATGAAAAGTTACTCAATGCACGTAATATGTTCCTCGGAATGGCGGCTCAAAGCCCAGTATTAGCAGGAGTTCGTCCTAATGGTTTGGAAGATAAACCTGAACTACAATTGGATATAGACCTTGCAAAAGCGGAAGCACTTGGTATTAAACAAGCTGATATTAACAGTACGTTAGCCACTGCGTGGGGTGGACGCTATGTTAATGACTTTATTGATCGTGGCCGTGTTAAGAAAGTTTATGTTCAAGGTGTGCCAGAGTCACGTATGGTGCCTGAAGACATTGAACAATGGTATGTACGCAATAGTGGTGGAGAAATGGTACCTTTTACAAGCTTTGCAAACGCCTATTGGACATATGGCTCTCCTCGACTCGAGCGATATAACGGTTTATCGGCAATGGAAATCCAAGGTTCCGCTGCGCCAGGGTTCAGCACTGGTCAAGCAATGGCAGAGGTTGAAAAGTTAGTTAATCAGTTACCTCCTGGTATTGCTTATGAATGGACGGGGATCTCTTACGAGGAACGTTTAAGTGGTGGTCAAGCCCCATTATTGTATGCTTTGTCATTACTAGTGGTATTCCTTTGCTTAGCAGCATTATATGAAAGTTGGTCTGTACCTGCTGCTGTTATGCTAATTGTGCCATTAGGGGTCTTTGGTGCTGCGGTAGCAGCCTTGACGGCAAACTTATCAAATGACATATACCTTCAAGTAGGGTTATTAACAACAATAGGGTTAGCATCAAAAAACGCAATTTTAATTGTTGAATTTGCCATTCATAAAATGGATGAGGGTATGCCACTTGTTGATGCTGCAATAAATGCTGTTCGTTTGCGTTTGCGCCCAATAATAATGACCTCAATGGCATTTGTGTGCGGTGTATTGCCTTTGGCTATTGCATCAAGTGCTGGCTCTGGTGCTCAGAATGCGTTGGGTATTTCTGTAATTGGTGGTACTTTAGCGTCATCAATACTCGTGGTTATTTTTGTTCCGATGTTTTTTGTCCTTGTTCGAAGGGTATTCCCAGGGAAACAAAAACTGTCGATTCAGAAATAGTGTATTTATTCGCAAGGCTATTTTTAATTGAAATAGCCTTGCGTTTATCGTGGAGTTTCTATGAATCCAAAAAATAAAAGGCACACAGATCCAGCATTAGCAGAAACAAGAAGGAATCAAGTGCTATGCGCAGCAGCGGAATGCTTTAAACGTAAAGGCTATCATGGCGCAGGAATGGCGGAAATTTCAAAAACAGCAGGGATGAGCGCTGGCCATATATATAATTACTTTAAAAGTAAGGATGATATTATTGAATCTATTATTCAGCGTGATATGGAAGAAACTATCTCGTTGTTTCAAGAGTTTGAAGAACAGCCTGGAGACCTTGTTACTATACTTGTAGATGGGCTTGATGCAGGTGTTGAACGTCACACGGATACGGAATGTAAAGCTCTTAGCTTAGAAATGCTATCCGAAGCTGCTCGTAATGAGAAAATTGCCAATTTACTGCAACAAGCTGATACCCAATCAAGAGATCGTATGCGTAATTTGTTGGTTGGAGAGCGAGGTTCACTCAAAGCGTCAACAGAGCGAGAAATCAACGCGCGTATTGAAGTGATGTTTTCAATGATAGGGGGGTTATTATTGCGTCGAATACTCAATCCTAATATCGATAAAGAAGGGTTATTAATTGCACTGCGTCCTGCAATGAAAACACTGTTGTTGCCGTTTGAGTAACAACAGCGTTTTGTTTTTACGGAGCAATAAGACTAGAAAATTTGTAAAAAACGACCACTTGAATAGAGGCCGTATAACAACCCAGAGGAACCGCCACCTACGCCAATTAATAAGCCTACTTTACTACAAATTTTCGCTCGACTCAGCTTTACTCCCGCTGCTTCATCAGTTTGAGCTAGACGTGCTAAGTTTCTAAAGCTAATTTTATTGGCGGCATTTATATGAACCACTAAACCCGAAATAAAGAGCAAATAGGTAGCAATTGGCAGTAACCAACCATTAGAGGCGACATAACTAAAGCTAAATAATAAGCTCGTAATAATGATCAATACTGTACTGCGAAACCTAATTTTTTTCAGCTGTTTCATATCGCTTGCATTATCAATATGTTTCATCATTTTATTCATTGCTAAGGCATTGGCAATTACCGCGATCAACCCGCCAATGGCCGCACCACCTAAAAAATAAACTAGTTTGCTTAACCAATGCGTGTTTTTAGCTGTGGCAGAATAAGTAAGTGTACTTGCTGCAACTGGAGCTGATGTCATGGCGGTGCTTGCAAAAAACGTTGCCAAGCCAATGGGCGATGTTGCTAATAATACTTTACCGTACTTATCCAAAATATTATCTTTTAAAAATGTGCGTGCGCGTTGCAATCTTTTTCGTACCGTTGTTTCTTGTAACCCTAAGAGACTTGCTACTTTTTTGCTATCGTTTCCTTCTCTATAATATAAAATAACAATTTCTCTGCTTTCATCAGGTAATTGATCTAATAGTTGCGCTAGGAGTTGATTCTGTTGATCTTTGATTAATTGATCATCGTGTGTATCCGTTTTTTCACATACATGATGCAACAATTGTTCTAAATTTTTTTCTTCAATGGATTGTCGCTTTACGATACGTTGATCTCTCAGATAATTGAGCGCTGTAAACCGCGTTACTTGCCGTAGCCATGGCAATAAACTTTCATTGTTATTCAATTTATCTAACTGTTGCCACATCTTTATAAATACTTGTTGACTAATATCACTACTATCGTCGATATCTTTAGTGATAGCTAAAGCAATTGCACAGACGGTATTGGTCAATCTATTTACTAATAAATTAAAGGCATTTTGATCACCTGTTTTCGCTTTGGCTACTAATAGGTTAAGGTCATCATGCGTAATGCTGTTGCTTGAAGTGTTACTCATGATTGCTCCTTGATGTAATCTTTAATCGTGTTAATAAGCCATTTAGGTTGATCCCACATTAGAAAATGACGTCCTTTGTTGTTCATCACAATTGTTGCCATTGCATTGCCACCTAATTGCGCTGCATAGAGGTTTTTTACCGCGCGCTGTTGACTCGTATCGTTAAAACCACCTGCAGCCCCAATTAATAACATAGGTGTCGTAAGTTTTGCTATATTTTCTCTTAAATCCATAGTCATAACCGTTTTTATTGCACTACTGGCAGTGATTGGATCTGAGCTTTTTGCCATATCAATGATATGTTGATATTTGTCTTTTTGAGTTGTTTGAATTGCAATGCCTTGCCGTGATATTTGAGCGAGGCGTTCAGGCGTCGCGTGACGATACAGGTGGCTAATCGATGTGGCTTGGAAAGCTATATCTTCAATAGTCGTATCATTTGTTCGAGTGAAAACGGGGCCAATAAAGGGAAGTCCATCAACTGAAATTGCGGCCTTTAGCGTTTTATGAGGTGTTAAAGCGAGTTGATAGGCCATTAAACCACCCATACTATGACCAATAAATACAGGTTGTTTGAGAGCGGGGCTATTTACATAATGGCTAAGCTCAGTGAAAACGTGTTGAAAAATATCGTCAGCGTGTTTACATGGTTTATTCTTGCCAAACCCCGCAATGGATAATTGGTGTACTTGAAAATCTTTAGCAAGCTCAGTTGCTACGTTCTGCCAAACAGATTCATCACTCAGAAATCCAGGCATAAGCAATATTGCTTGGCCTTCACCGGTAACTTTAGTCTTTAGGCAACTGCCATGTACAACATTTGTTAATAATAGCAGTAACGTGAGTGCTACGATATTTATTGCGTTCATAGTGATATCTCTCTTGTTATTTAGTTATTATCTAAGTCACGGTGAACAAACAATGTGTGACACAGTTTTTGTTTTTTATGCAAAATAACTTGTTGGCGTCTTTTTCTGAATAATTGAAAGTGCCAGATTGACGAGGGGTCTTGAAATGCATATTATGCAGGAGTTAATTACGAGGGTTTATTATTTTGCAGATGAAACTTTTCTGTTATTTACTGCTTGTTATTGCGATTGTTTTCCAATCTTTCGCAGCTATCGCAGTAGGGGATGACGATCATCAAATGGATGTTGAGCACTTGCAGCAGCAACATTCACACCTCGATGATACAAAACTTCAGCAAGATAACAATGACGCTCATAATGTTAATGATTGTCACCATTGTGGTCACTGCACTGGAAATCATGCTACATGGGTTACAGTTAAGACAGAAGCGAGCGCTTTTGATGCGTTGTCTGTCACGTCTTTTTATTACCTTATACCGACTACTCATGCCTTTACCGAGGCAATGTACCGCCCTCCAATAGCCTAACTGATTTTTATTTTCGCCCCGTAACGGGATGTTATTTATTAAATTTGTTAGGAATTTTTATGTCTTTAAAGAAGATTTATACAGGCTATTGCCTGGTATTTTTATCGTCTGCTGTTTTCTCATTGCAAAGTAGTGCAAAAGAAACAGCACATGAACATGAGTCAGTAAAAGCACATGACACGGCAATTCTACTCGACAGAAAACAACAGCAACTTGCAAATATACGTATAGAAACGGTTAATGCGCGAAAGCATATACGTACTATCTACGCACCAGGAGAAGTTAAAGTAAATGGTTATAAAAGTTATGTCGTTTCGCCCCGCACTGACTCTGTCATTATTAATCGCCATGCGATTTTAGGTCAGCATGTCGATGTAGGACAAAAGCTTGTCACTTTATTTAGTGAAGCAATGGCGCAAGCTCAAGCCGAATATTTGATTGCGTCAACTGAATGGCAACGTGTTCAAAAACTTGACGGCAAAAATATTAGTGATAGCCAACGTTTACGCAATGAAATCAATTTCAATGCGGCTTACGGAAAATTAATTGCATTAGGGTTAACGGAGCAAGCGATTGCTAATATTTCAACGGTTAACACGGCAAGGCTAGGACAGTACTCGTTAATTGCTAAAAAATCTGGCGTTGTTTTAAAAGATGATTTTTCACAGGGACAACGTATTGATGCAGGTGAAACGATTATGGTGTTGGCTGATGAAGCTCAGTTATGGGTTGAAGCAAAACTATCACCTACAAAAGAGCTTGCACTAGATCTAGGATCGGTCGCTCGCGTTAAATTAGGTCAGCGTGGTTATTTAGCGAGCATTATTCAAGAGTCTCACACCATTGATCCTGTCACACGCACGCAGATTGTTCGTTTGTCCGTTAACAATAAAGATGATGCACTTCATCCAGGTATGTTTGTTGATGTTAATTTTCAAATTGAAACGAATGAACAACTAGTGGCAGTGCCAGACGAAGCCTTGATCAGAAAGCAAGATGGCAGTTGGATTGTTTACGTTGAAAAGCAACAAGGTCAGTTTTTAGCTACGCCTGTAACATTAGGAAGCAAGTTTGGCGAACTACGGGAAGTTAATGGGATTACATCAGGTAGTCGAGTGGTAACTCAAGGTGCCTTTTTTGTTGCTGCAGAACGTATGAAAAGCGGTTTTGACCCACATAACCACTAAGGAGGCGACATGTTTAATATACTGATAAATGGCATGCTGAAAAATAGAATACTTGTCGTTATTACCTTAATAATTACGATTGTCGCAGCGTTGATGATCTTACCTAAGTTAAATTTAGACGCTTTTCCTGAGGTAACGAATGTTCAAGTTGTTGTAAACACTGAAGCGCCTGGGCTTGCAGCTGAAGAAGTGGAGCAATTAATCACATATCCAATAGAAGCGGTTATGTATGCGTTGCCAGATGTTGCACAAGTGCGCTCCATTTCTAAAACTGGCCTTTCTGGCGTAACAGTCGTATTTAAAGAAGGAACAGATATTTATTTTGCAAGACAGTTAGTCTTTGAGCGTTTGCAAACAGCTAAGGCACTAATTCCTGAAGGTATTGGTGCCCCTGAAATGGGACCCAATACCTCGGGGCTTGGTCAAATATATCAATATTTACTGTTAGCCGATAAAAGCGCCAATTACGATGCGATGACCTTACGAAGTTTAAATGACTGGGTCGTAAAACTGTTGATTATGCCTGTTGATGGTGTAACGGATGTGCTGTCTTTTGGGGGTAGTGTTAAACAGTACCAAGTAAATTTAAACCCAAATAAGCTACTCTCTTTTGCATTAACTCAGCAACAGGTTATTGATGCACTTCAAAGCAACAATACCAATGTTGGTGGCTGGTATATAGCGAGAGGACAAGAGCAGTTGGCAATTCGCGGTACTGGCTGGTTTGCAAGCGGTGAACAAGGTATTGAACAGATAAAAAAAGTACCACTTAAAACCATTGATGGCACGGTGGTTACGTTGGCAGATGTTGCTAACGTAGAATTTGGTAGTGAAATTAGACAAGGAGCGGTTACCATGACTCGGCGAGGGGATCATGGTGAAATAGAATCAATGGGTGAAGTCGTCACAGGGATTGTGTTGAAAAGAATTGGGGCTAATTCAAACGCCACAATTGGCGGTATTACTGAACGCGTTGATATTATTAATCAAGCATTGCCAAAAGGGGTTAGGTTTGAGCCCTTTTATGATCAAGGTGAGTTGATTAAAAATGCAGTGATGACGGTTATCAAATCACTAGCAATTGCATTTGTTTTTATCAGTATTGTGCTCCTACTTTTTTTGATGGATCTTTCAGCGACCTTTTTAGTGTTAATTTCTATTCCAATATCGATAGCTGTCGCACTTATGGCAATGTCGTTAATGGGAATGTCGGCAAACTTAATGTCATTAGGGGGTATAGCTATTGCTATTGGTATGCTTGTTGATGGCTCGGTGGTAATGATTGAAAATATTGTTAAGCGTCTTACTGCCCTCGAACACCATAAAACATCACAGCAATTAACAAGTAATATCGTCAGACAAACAATAGAAATAGCGGCCAAAGAAGTGGCAAGGCCGATATTTTTTGCTTCGGCAATTATTCTTGTGGTATTTGCACCAATATTTAGCTTTGAAGGTGTCGAGGCAAAATTATTTCAGCCAATGGCAATTAGCATCATGATTGCGGTGGTCTTTGCTACTTGTGTTGCACTATTTGTCATGCCGGCTTTGGCGAGTTTGGTTATGAGAAGGCGCCACACTTCATCAGTAAACAACATGATGAAACAAATAACAACTCTTTATAAACGTGCGCTGACTTATGCGTTGTTACGTGTCAAAACTATTGTGGGTGTTGCTGGTCTTGCATTAATAGCTGCTTGCTTACTTTACCAAAAACTAGGCACAGAATTTGTTCCCGCCCTTGAAGAAGGAACCATTAACTTGCGCGTTACATTGGCGCCTTCTGCAAGTCTAAATACTGCACTTGACGTAGCTACAATGCTAGAGAAAAAACTTATGCAATTTCCGGAAGTGACATATGCGTTAAGTCGTATAGGTAGAGCAGAAATTGGTGGAGATCCAGAGCCAGTTAATAATATTGAAATTTATATCGGTTTAAAGCCCGTTGCTCAGTGGACTACCGCTAAAAAACGTGAAGCACTTCAAGTAAAGATTGAGGAGTCGTTAGCGCAATTCCCTGGGTTGTTGTTCAACTTCTCACAACCGATTGCAACGAGAGTGGATGAATTGTTATCAGGCGTAAAAGCGCAGTTAGCAATAAAGCTATTTGGCCCTGATTTAACAATATTAGCGCAAAAGGGAAGAGAGATTGAGTTTGCGATTAAACAAATAGCGGGTACAAGAGATGTTGCTATGGAACAAATAACAGGTGAAGCTCAACTTGTTATTACACCTAACAGGCAAGCATTATCGCGATTTGGTTTGTCTGTAGCAAGTGTCATGGATGTTGTTAGTAAAGGGGTTGGAGGCACCCAAGCGGGACAAATTATCACAGGGAATGAACGTTATGATATTTATGTGCGACTTGATAAGCCTTATCGTAGCAATACAGAGGCCATTGCAGACATTCGTATTCAATCATCTAGTGGGGCATGGGTAAGGCTAGGGGACGTTGCTGTTATTAGCTATGAATCTGGTGTTCCTCAAATAAGACGAGACGACGTTCAACGCAGGGTGGTTATTCAGACAAATGTTCAAGGGAGAGATATGGGCTCTGTGGTCAAGGAAATTAAACAAACTATTGACCAGAATATACAGTTGCCTGCGGGATATACTGTCAGTATGGGAGGGCAGTTTGAAAGCCAGCAACGTGCACAAAAAAGGCTATCACTTGTTATCCCATTATCATTAACACTCATCGCAATATTGTTGTATTTTGCATTTGGCTCTATTGGACAAGCAATGTTGATATTACTTAATGTGCCATTAGCAGTGATAGGTGGCGTGTTTTCACTTTACTTGTCAGGCCAATATTTATCAGTACCTAGTGCTGTCGGTTTTATTACCTTGTTTGGCGTTGCGGTGTTAAATGGTGTGGTAATGGTTGAAAGCATTAATCAACAGCTGACATCGACAAAAGATATAAGTAGCGCAGTTATTGATGGCGCCTCATCACGTTTTCGGCCTGTTATGATGACAGCAATCACTTCCGCACTAGGGTTGATCCCGATGTTAATGTCGACTGGCATTGGTGCTGAAATTCAACGGCCTTTGGCAAGTGTCGTTGTTGGAGGGTTATTAACATCGACGCTGTTAACCTTAGTTATACTGCCTGTATTGTATCGACGATTTTCAAGAGCAAAAATCGCAAAGTTGAAGGGTGAGTCAAACGCTTAATACTAAAAATGATTAGACAGCTTGTATGACAAAAAATATACAAGCTGTTTTGTATTGGTAGCTTGCCATTAGGTTTGGCAAAGTTGTCTAAACTGAATTAGTTGTCCTTTCATCGCTACGACATCAAAAATATCAATTGTTTGTTTTAAATCAGTTGCGAAGTGGCGTAATGCATCACTGTTATTTTGTTTTGCTTCATGTAGCAAGGATTCAGCAAAACTCGCAATATCGTTAAGGTTGTTACTTTTTATTAGCTGTTCACATGTTGGTAAATATTTTTCATGTAAATGTTGCTTTAGTGAATTGCTAAGCGGTTTCTGTTCAACATCAGGTACATTTGATGATTGTTGTTGATAGGGTAAAAAGCGCTTTAATTCTGTGATGAGTTCTTGTTTTAATACTGGCTTTCTTAAGTAACCAGCAAAGTTTTCACGACGTTGCCTTTCATAATCGTCACGCATAACTGACGCTGTAAGCGCGACAATGGGCACATTTGGCTGATCATGTTTGATAATATTGGCAGCTTCATAACCATCCATTTCTGGCATTCTTATATCCATGATCACTAAGTCAAACGGTTGTTCTTTAATTGCAGCAACGGCCTCAAAACCATTGCTAGCCTGTTGCGTATTAATATTCAGTGTGCGACAAATTTCAACTAATAAGTCTCGATTATCTTGAATATCATCAACGATTAATATGTTAGCGTCAGAAAAGGTAAGTGACAGTTGTTCTGTTTCTTCTGATAGAGGCTGTGGCGCGTTTTCAATTGCGCAAATATCAATATTTTTTAAGTAAATAGAAAAACAAGAACCTTTATTTAATTCACTTGTGACAGATAATTTACCATTCATCAATTCTGTTAGTCTTTTACTAATGGTGAGTCCTAAGCCTGTACCACCATACTTTCTTACGCTTTGACCTTCTTGTTGTTGAAAACTTTCAAAAATATCATTAATTTTATCTTCTGG containing:
- a CDS encoding efflux RND transporter periplasmic adaptor subunit, with the translated sequence MSLKKIYTGYCLVFLSSAVFSLQSSAKETAHEHESVKAHDTAILLDRKQQQLANIRIETVNARKHIRTIYAPGEVKVNGYKSYVVSPRTDSVIINRHAILGQHVDVGQKLVTLFSEAMAQAQAEYLIASTEWQRVQKLDGKNISDSQRLRNEINFNAAYGKLIALGLTEQAIANISTVNTARLGQYSLIAKKSGVVLKDDFSQGQRIDAGETIMVLADEAQLWVEAKLSPTKELALDLGSVARVKLGQRGYLASIIQESHTIDPVTRTQIVRLSVNNKDDALHPGMFVDVNFQIETNEQLVAVPDEALIRKQDGSWIVYVEKQQGQFLATPVTLGSKFGELREVNGITSGSRVVTQGAFFVAAERMKSGFDPHNH
- a CDS encoding efflux RND transporter periplasmic adaptor subunit — its product is MQRSRIFPLGISVMAMAVLFISGCEQPEQARAKAHAMQATPVGVVTLKSQSITLTKELPGRVSASQIAEIRPQVDGIIQHRLFVEGAEVKKGQALYQIDPAIFEAQVSTSKAAIKKAEANIANTKAKLERYKNLLATKAVSQQDYDEAVASFKGAKADLLTSKAQLQTAEINLNYSKVKSPINGQIGKSEVTAGALVNANQTTALSTVTQLDPIYVDLTQSSSELTRLKQAISSGHLSRDSKQHSVVKLMLEDGTTYKHTGTLKFSEVTVNPSTGSVSLRAEFPNPEKLLLPGMYVRAKIIEGVKDGAILAPQRGISRNTKGEPTALVVSKENTVEPRVLTVDRTIGSQWLVTDGLVDGDQLIVEGLQKIRTGAPVKAEPADSSLNTAK
- a CDS encoding RNA polymerase sigma factor, with translation MSNTSSNSITHDDLNLLVAKAKTGDQNAFNLLVNRLTNTVCAIALAITKDIDDSSDISQQVFIKMWQQLDKLNNNESLLPWLRQVTRFTALNYLRDQRIVKRQSIEEKNLEQLLHHVCEKTDTHDDQLIKDQQNQLLAQLLDQLPDESREIVILYYREGNDSKKVASLLGLQETTVRKRLQRARTFLKDNILDKYGKVLLATSPIGLATFFASTAMTSAPVAASTLTYSATAKNTHWLSKLVYFLGGAAIGGLIAVIANALAMNKMMKHIDNASDMKQLKKIRFRSTVLIIITSLLFSFSYVASNGWLLPIATYLLFISGLVVHINAANKISFRNLARLAQTDEAAGVKLSRAKICSKVGLLIGVGGGSSGLLYGLYSSGRFLQIF
- a CDS encoding efflux RND transporter permease subunit — translated: MSRFFIDRPIFAWVLAIVVMLAGILAIKSLPVAQYPSIAPPAISIQASYPGASARTLEDTVTQVIEQKMKGLDGLLYMSSTSESNGAATLTLTFDADTDPDIAQVQVQNKLSLATPLLPEEVQRQGVSVAKSARNFLMVVGFVSEDGSMNNIDIGDYVSSNIQDIISRVNGVGEVQLFGSQYAMRIWLKPAMLHKYQLTPSDISAAIQAQNAQVSAGQLGALPAVSGQQLNATVTAQSRLQTPEQFRNIFVKTNPDGSVVKLADVATVELGGENYGVVARYNGKPATGLGIKLASGANALDTAEGVKTALAELEDFFPDGLISVVPYDTTPFVSLSIEKVVSTLIEAVVLVFLVMYLFLQNFRATLIPTIAVPVVLLGTFAILQLFGFSINTLTMFAMVLAIGLLVDDAIVVVENVERVMTEEKLSPLEATRKSMDEIKGALVGIAMVLSAVFIPMAFFAGSTGVIYRQFSITLVTAMSLSVLVALILTPALCATMLKPSHVHNDHSLIGRFFNGFNRGFDRTNGGAQGFVSRMIKQSKRYLLCYGLIVGGMIYIFSQLPSAFLPNEDQGILFNQVSLPAGSTTEQTLEVVKKMERHFLEDQSDAVRSIFSVAGFSFAGSGQNAAIGFVGLKHWDERQSPALSVGAVAGKAMGYFSTIKEAFVFAFPPPAVIELGTANGFTFYLQDRVGLGHEKLLNARNMFLGMAAQSPVLAGVRPNGLEDKPELQLDIDLAKAEALGIKQADINSTLATAWGGRYVNDFIDRGRVKKVYVQGVPESRMVPEDIEQWYVRNSGGEMVPFTSFANAYWTYGSPRLERYNGLSAMEIQGSAAPGFSTGQAMAEVEKLVNQLPPGIAYEWTGISYEERLSGGQAPLLYALSLLVVFLCLAALYESWSVPAAVMLIVPLGVFGAAVAALTANLSNDIYLQVGLLTTIGLASKNAILIVEFAIHKMDEGMPLVDAAINAVRLRLRPIIMTSMAFVCGVLPLAIASSAGSGAQNALGISVIGGTLASSILVVIFVPMFFVLVRRVFPGKQKLSIQK
- a CDS encoding TetR/AcrR family transcriptional regulator — its product is MNPKNKRHTDPALAETRRNQVLCAAAECFKRKGYHGAGMAEISKTAGMSAGHIYNYFKSKDDIIESIIQRDMEETISLFQEFEEQPGDLVTILVDGLDAGVERHTDTECKALSLEMLSEAARNEKIANLLQQADTQSRDRMRNLLVGERGSLKASTEREINARIEVMFSMIGGLLLRRILNPNIDKEGLLIALRPAMKTLLLPFE
- a CDS encoding alpha/beta fold hydrolase translates to MNAINIVALTLLLLLTNVVHGSCLKTKVTGEGQAILLMPGFLSDESVWQNVATELAKDFQVHQLSIAGFGKNKPCKHADDIFQHVFTELSHYVNSPALKQPVFIGHSMGGLMAYQLALTPHKTLKAAISVDGLPFIGPVFTRTNDTTIEDIAFQATSISHLYRHATPERLAQISRQGIAIQTTQKDKYQHIIDMAKSSDPITASSAIKTVMTMDLRENIAKLTTPMLLIGAAGGFNDTSQQRAVKNLYAAQLGGNAMATIVMNNKGRHFLMWDQPKWLINTIKDYIKEQS